The Cloacibacillus sp. An23 DNA window CCTCTTTTATGTTGGAGCGAAGCATGTCTCCGGTCGAGATATGAGCGACCGGATATTTAGCTTTTATACTGTCCGCCTGAGTGCCCTTACCGGCGCCAGGCGCTCCCAGAAGAATGATCCTCATCTGATTCGCCTCTTTTGGACTACAGTTTCAAAAGCCCGCCGCCTCTGCCGCCGCGGCGTTTCAGAATCCCTTCATAATGGCGCATCAGAAGCTGGCCTTCAATCTGATGCACGGTGTCGAGAGCGACGCCGACTACGATTATAACCGCTGTGCCGCCAAAATAGAAGGTATTGATGTTCATAATCCCCGTCATCATCGTAGGCACGACCGCTATCACAGCGAGCGCCACCGCGCCGCCGAGGGTAATGCGCCCCATAACCTTTTCGATGTAATCGGTCGTCGGCTTTCCGGGACGGATGCCGAGGATGAACCCGCCGTTCTTCTTCATATTATTCGATATATCTTCAGGCTTGAATACAACAGCCGTATAGAAATACGAGAAGAACACGATCATTATCACATACAGCACCATATAGATTGGGCTGTTCGGGCTCATGGCCTGCTGAACGGCTCTGGCTGCGCTGTTCTGGAACAGGCCGGCGACGGTGTAAGGGAAGAGCAGGACCGAAGACGCGAAGATTATCGGTATAACTCCCGCCGTATTTACCCTAAGCGGGATGAAGCTGCTCTGTCCGCCGTACATTTTATTCCCGACCATGCGTTTGGCGTACTGCACAGGCAGACGGCGCTGTCCCTCCTGCAGCATGACGCAGCCCGCGACAACCGCGAGCATAACCGCTATGGCAAGCAGCAGGACGAGCACATTCATCTCTCCGAGGCGTACAAGCGAGAAGGTACGGACGACGGCTTCAGGAATCCTCACAACGATACCCGCGAAGATAAGGAGCGAGATGCCGTTGCCGATCCCATGGTCGGACATTATCTCACCGAGCCACATGACGGCGACGGCTCCGGTCGTCAAAGTGAGGGAAACGAGGATGATATCCATGAAGCTCCCCGTATAGATTCCCAACCCTCTCAGCCATCCGGTCATTCCGACCGCCTGGATGAAAGCGAAGATG harbors:
- the secY gene encoding preprotein translocase subunit SecY, with amino-acid sequence MLDSFRDTFRLPDLKRRILFTLAALFVYRLGAHVPTPGVDAAALGRLFDQGSILGFLDLFAGGALSRFSIFALGVTPYINSSIVMQLLAVVVPSIEKLQKEGDEGRKKIVQWTRYGTIIFAFIQAVGMTGWLRGLGIYTGSFMDIILVSLTLTTGAVAVMWLGEIMSDHGIGNGISLLIFAGIVVRIPEAVVRTFSLVRLGEMNVLVLLLAIAVMLAVVAGCVMLQEGQRRLPVQYAKRMVGNKMYGGQSSFIPLRVNTAGVIPIIFASSVLLFPYTVAGLFQNSAARAVQQAMSPNSPIYMVLYVIMIVFFSYFYTAVVFKPEDISNNMKKNGGFILGIRPGKPTTDYIEKVMGRITLGGAVALAVIAVVPTMMTGIMNINTFYFGGTAVIIVVGVALDTVHQIEGQLLMRHYEGILKRRGGRGGGLLKL